Proteins encoded in a region of the Sphingomonas japonica genome:
- a CDS encoding exodeoxyribonuclease VII small subunit, producing the protein MAEEPDPATMSFEDALRALEQVVGRLESGDAPLDEAIRLYERGDQLRAVCAARLDAAQARIEAIRTDGDGRAVGTAPFAAG; encoded by the coding sequence ATGGCAGAGGAACCCGATCCCGCGACGATGTCGTTCGAAGATGCGCTGAGGGCGCTCGAACAGGTGGTCGGCCGCCTCGAAAGCGGTGACGCGCCACTCGACGAGGCGATCCGGCTGTACGAGCGCGGCGACCAGTTGCGCGCGGTCTGCGCTGCGCGGCTCGACGCGGCACAGGCCCGGATCGAAGCGATCCGGACCGACGGCGACGGACGCGCCGTTGGCACCGCCCCGTTTGCCGCGGGCTGA
- a CDS encoding polyprenyl synthetase family protein, with protein MAGASLALQAALRDVAEEIDRQFDLLLTVPGDSRAPLYAAMRHATIGSGKRLRPLLVFAASRLFGVDRQCAARAATAIEAIHVYSLIHDDLPAMDDDDVRRGKPTVHKAFDEATAILAGDCLHALAFELLADPATHADPFVRAELVGCVAHAAGPAGMGGGQMMDLEAEKSRFDLATVTRLQAMKTGALIACSVEAGLILGRVPPEGRIGLRGYARDLGLAFQIADDLLDVEGDEAAVGKKLRKDAAQGKETFVSLLGRDRAREQAGLLVDQAIEHLQNYGDEADLLRDLARYTLERDR; from the coding sequence ATGGCCGGTGCTTCGCTAGCGCTGCAAGCCGCCTTGCGCGACGTCGCCGAGGAGATCGACCGGCAGTTTGACCTGCTGCTGACGGTGCCGGGCGATTCGCGTGCGCCGCTCTATGCAGCGATGCGCCACGCCACGATCGGCAGCGGCAAGCGGTTGCGCCCCCTGCTGGTGTTCGCGGCGTCGCGGCTGTTCGGTGTCGACCGCCAGTGCGCCGCGCGCGCCGCGACCGCGATCGAGGCGATCCATGTCTATTCGCTGATCCACGACGATCTGCCGGCGATGGACGACGACGATGTTCGCCGCGGCAAGCCCACCGTGCACAAGGCCTTTGACGAGGCGACTGCGATCCTGGCGGGCGATTGCCTGCACGCGCTGGCATTCGAGCTGCTCGCCGATCCGGCGACGCATGCCGATCCGTTCGTGCGCGCCGAACTGGTCGGTTGCGTTGCGCATGCCGCGGGGCCGGCCGGCATGGGCGGCGGCCAGATGATGGACCTGGAGGCGGAAAAATCGCGCTTCGACCTGGCCACCGTGACGCGGCTGCAGGCGATGAAGACCGGCGCGCTGATCGCCTGTTCGGTCGAGGCAGGTCTGATTTTGGGGCGCGTTCCGCCAGAGGGGCGGATCGGCCTGCGCGGCTATGCGCGCGACCTTGGCCTCGCCTTCCAGATCGCCGACGACCTGCTCGACGTCGAGGGCGACGAGGCGGCGGTCGGCAAGAAGCTGCGCAAGGACGCCGCGCAGGGCAAGGAGACCTTCGTGTCGCTGCTCGGCCGCGATCGCGCCCGCGAACAGGCCGGACTTCTGGTCGATCAGGCGATCGAGCATCTGCAGAACTATGGCGACGAGGCTGACCTGCTGCGCGATCTCGCGCGATACACGCTCGAGCGCGATCGATGA
- the coaD gene encoding pantetheine-phosphate adenylyltransferase has translation MTAAPQHRTGVYPGTFDPVTLGHMDIIRRGAKLVDRLVIGVTTNPSKSPMFSVEERMAMVRREVEGIEGEIRVVSFDSLLMDFAEREDASIIVRGLRAVADFEYEYQMAGMNQAINPRIETVFLMADVCLQPIASRLVKEIAMYGGEIRKFVTPAVKADVTARVTAIGRKGS, from the coding sequence ATGACCGCGGCACCGCAGCACCGCACCGGCGTCTATCCCGGCACGTTCGATCCGGTGACGCTCGGCCATATGGACATCATCCGCCGCGGCGCGAAGCTGGTCGACCGGCTGGTGATCGGCGTCACCACCAATCCGTCGAAATCGCCGATGTTCAGCGTAGAGGAGCGGATGGCGATGGTCCGCCGTGAAGTCGAGGGCATCGAGGGCGAGATCCGCGTCGTCAGCTTCGATTCGCTGCTGATGGACTTTGCCGAACGCGAGGACGCCTCGATCATCGTCCGCGGCCTGCGTGCCGTCGCCGATTTCGAATATGAGTATCAGATGGCCGGCATGAACCAGGCGATCAATCCGCGCATCGAGACCGTGTTTCTGATGGCCGATGTCTGCCTGCAACCGATCGCCTCGCGGCTGGTCAAGGAGATCGCGATGTACGGCGGGGAAATTCGCAAGTTCGTGACGCCTGCGGTCAAGGCCGACGTCACCGCCCGCGTGACGGCGATCGGGCGCAAGGGCAGTTGA
- a CDS encoding peptidylprolyl isomerase → MRLIVALFALLGMTLALPAQAQVIDVKVKGRATPPSTTDKENLWLLDLSTGGRVTIWLRPDVAPKMVERIKTLTRRKFYDGVLFHRVIDGFMAQSGDPKGDGTGGSDLPDLEKEFNYLPHVRGAVSAARPGAPQDATPEQKAEAENGANSQFFIMFQPLLRLDKQYTVFGRVLDGMQYVDSIPRGEPPAQPARILHAYIAADNPPPYQPGPATLPAGEAPVTLPGTEPAAATAPAPAE, encoded by the coding sequence ATGCGTTTGATCGTCGCCCTGTTCGCGTTGCTTGGAATGACGCTCGCCTTGCCTGCCCAGGCGCAGGTGATCGATGTCAAGGTCAAGGGCCGCGCGACGCCCCCCTCGACCACCGACAAGGAGAATCTTTGGCTGCTCGACCTGTCGACCGGAGGGCGCGTCACGATCTGGCTGCGCCCCGATGTCGCGCCCAAGATGGTCGAGCGGATCAAGACGCTGACCCGCCGGAAATTCTACGACGGGGTGCTGTTCCACCGCGTCATCGACGGGTTCATGGCACAGTCGGGCGATCCCAAGGGCGACGGCACCGGCGGATCGGACCTTCCCGACCTGGAAAAGGAATTCAACTATCTGCCGCACGTTCGCGGCGCGGTGTCGGCAGCACGCCCGGGAGCGCCGCAGGACGCCACGCCGGAGCAGAAGGCTGAGGCGGAGAATGGCGCGAACAGCCAGTTCTTCATCATGTTCCAGCCGCTGCTGCGGCTCGACAAGCAATATACCGTGTTCGGCCGCGTGCTCGACGGCATGCAATATGTCGATTCGATCCCGCGCGGCGAGCCGCCCGCGCAGCCGGCGCGCATCCTTCATGCCTATATCGCCGCCGACAATCCGCCGCCGTACCAGCCTGGTCCAGCGACGCTGCCGGCTGGGGAGGCGCCAGTGACGCTTCCAGGGACCGAGCCCGCAGCGGCGACCGCTCCGGCGCCAGCCGAATAG
- the queA gene encoding tRNA preQ1(34) S-adenosylmethionine ribosyltransferase-isomerase QueA has product MNVDLFDFELPPEAIALRPAAPRDAARMLVLDGGTTRDTVVSDLPTLLRAGDCLVFNDTRVIPAQLEGTRGNARIGATLHKREGPHRWRAFIRNAKRLRDGDRIDFGNAVTAMACDRAQDGSFALDFASDEPVELLLERAGRMPLPPYIAAKRPTDARDAEDYQTMFAREAGAVAAPTAALHFTPELLAALGHAGIEHTTLTLHVGAGTFLPVKADDTDDHAMHAEWGRIDAATADRLNAVRRGGGRIVAVGTTSLRLIESAAQADGTIAPFEGDTAIFITPGYRFKGIDGLMTNFHLPRSTLFMLVSALMGLDRMQAAYAHAIENGYRFYSYGDASLLLPSAPGGR; this is encoded by the coding sequence ATGAACGTCGACCTGTTCGATTTCGAACTGCCGCCCGAAGCGATCGCGCTGCGCCCGGCCGCGCCGCGCGACGCCGCGCGCATGCTGGTGCTGGATGGCGGCACGACCCGCGACACGGTTGTGTCCGACCTGCCGACGCTGCTGCGCGCCGGCGATTGCCTGGTGTTCAACGACACCCGCGTGATCCCGGCGCAGCTCGAAGGAACGCGGGGCAACGCCCGCATCGGCGCGACGCTGCACAAGCGCGAGGGGCCGCACCGCTGGCGGGCGTTCATCCGCAACGCCAAGCGGCTGCGCGACGGCGATCGCATCGATTTCGGCAATGCGGTCACTGCGATGGCCTGCGATCGTGCACAGGACGGCAGCTTTGCGCTCGACTTCGCCAGCGACGAGCCGGTCGAACTGCTGCTCGAACGCGCCGGCCGGATGCCGCTGCCGCCCTATATCGCTGCCAAGCGCCCCACCGACGCGCGCGACGCCGAGGATTACCAGACGATGTTCGCGCGCGAGGCCGGCGCGGTCGCGGCGCCGACGGCAGCCCTGCATTTCACCCCAGAACTGCTCGCGGCGCTCGGCCATGCGGGGATCGAACATACCACGCTGACGCTGCATGTCGGTGCGGGCACCTTCCTTCCGGTCAAGGCCGACGACACCGACGACCACGCGATGCACGCCGAATGGGGCCGGATCGATGCCGCCACCGCCGATCGGCTGAACGCGGTGCGCCGCGGCGGCGGCCGGATCGTCGCGGTCGGCACCACCAGCCTGCGGCTGATCGAGAGCGCCGCGCAGGCGGACGGGACCATCGCGCCGTTCGAAGGCGATACTGCAATCTTCATCACCCCGGGCTATCGGTTCAAGGGCATCGACGGGCTGATGACCAATTTCCACCTGCCGCGATCGACGCTGTTCATGCTGGTATCGGCGCTGATGGGGCTCGATCGGATGCAGGCGGCATACGCCCATGCCATCGAAAATGGCTACCGTTTCTACTCCTACGGCGATGCCAGCCTGTTGCTGCCGTCAGCTCCCGGCGGAAGATGA
- the tgt gene encoding tRNA guanosine(34) transglycosylase Tgt encodes MTSRFAFTIAATDGAARTGTIAMQRGTLRTPAFMPVGTAATVKAMKPADVRAGGADILLGNTYHLMLRPGAERVARLGGLHAFMGWDRPILTDSGGYQVMSLADLTKRSEDGVAFKSHLDGSRHLLSPERSIEIQRLLGSDIVMAFDELVPTTATRDVQAAAMERSMRWAKRSRAAFDAGGDHAARSAVFGIQQGALDRELRQASADALLDIGFDGYAVGGLAVGEGQAAMFDVLDFAPAQLDPARPRYLMGVGKPDDIVGAVERGIDMFDCVMPTRSGRTGQAFTRDGPINIRNARFAEDQGPLDPECGCPVCATWTRAYCHHLVRSGEILGAMLMTEHNLAFYQALMADLRAAIAEARLKDFASGFRARYQ; translated from the coding sequence ATGACCTCGCGTTTCGCTTTCACAATCGCCGCCACCGACGGCGCAGCCCGCACCGGAACGATCGCGATGCAGCGCGGCACGCTGCGCACGCCCGCGTTCATGCCGGTCGGCACCGCCGCCACGGTCAAGGCGATGAAGCCCGCCGACGTCCGCGCGGGCGGCGCCGATATCCTGCTCGGCAACACCTATCACCTGATGCTGCGGCCTGGAGCAGAGCGGGTTGCGCGGCTTGGTGGTCTGCACGCGTTCATGGGCTGGGACCGGCCGATCCTGACCGACAGCGGCGGGTATCAGGTGATGAGCCTGGCCGACCTCACCAAACGCTCCGAGGACGGAGTCGCGTTCAAGAGCCATCTCGACGGATCACGGCATCTGCTGAGCCCAGAACGCTCGATCGAGATCCAGCGGCTGCTCGGTTCGGACATCGTCATGGCGTTCGACGAACTGGTGCCTACCACCGCGACGCGCGACGTGCAGGCGGCGGCGATGGAGCGGTCGATGCGCTGGGCGAAGCGGTCGCGCGCCGCCTTCGACGCCGGCGGCGACCACGCCGCACGTTCCGCCGTGTTCGGCATCCAGCAGGGTGCGCTCGACCGGGAATTGCGCCAGGCGTCGGCCGATGCGCTGCTCGACATCGGTTTCGACGGCTATGCGGTCGGCGGGCTCGCGGTCGGAGAGGGGCAGGCGGCGATGTTCGATGTGCTGGACTTCGCGCCCGCCCAGCTCGACCCGGCCAGGCCGCGCTACCTGATGGGCGTCGGCAAGCCCGACGACATCGTCGGCGCGGTCGAACGCGGCATCGACATGTTCGATTGCGTGATGCCGACACGCAGCGGACGCACCGGCCAGGCGTTCACGCGCGACGGCCCGATCAACATCCGCAACGCCCGCTTCGCCGAGGACCAAGGTCCGCTCGATCCCGAGTGCGGCTGTCCGGTCTGTGCGACCTGGACGCGCGCCTATTGCCATCATCTGGTCCGATCTGGAGAGATCCTCGGCGCGATGCTGATGACCGAGCACAATCTCGCCTTTTATCAGGCGCTGATGGCCGATTTGCGCGCGGCGATCGCCGAGGCGCGATTGAAGGACTTCGCAAGCGGGTTCCGCGCGCGCTATCAATGA
- a CDS encoding cell wall hydrolase, producing the protein MRVAGIAALVGLIGIGFSAHAGRASSDQLAKPDPAPVTLGIEADEHFPGAAAILAIAESAAPAPGVTGTTQLPELPTGIAVQALAGDASITPARPFRLRGSATDAMRAIECLTTAIYYEAASEPDNGQRAVAQVILNRVRHPAFPATVCGVIYQGSDKRYCQFSYACDGAMARRPQPAAWARARRVAVDALYGSVFAPVGLATHYHTYAVTPSWNRSLVMTAVEGAHFFHRWKGWWGTAAAFRDRYAGGEPVPGPLRAVAAPDAVIAAVTAPTPQTAAPVIDLSPAQPGYADSGAAQPAAPTDTLPPASQILDKWKDSGKPLL; encoded by the coding sequence ATGCGAGTCGCGGGGATCGCCGCGCTTGTCGGGCTGATCGGAATCGGCTTTTCCGCGCATGCCGGACGCGCCTCGTCGGACCAGCTCGCCAAACCCGATCCCGCGCCTGTGACGCTCGGGATCGAGGCGGACGAGCATTTCCCCGGCGCCGCCGCCATCCTCGCCATCGCCGAGTCGGCCGCCCCCGCCCCCGGGGTTACCGGGACGACGCAATTGCCAGAATTGCCGACCGGCATTGCGGTTCAGGCACTGGCAGGCGACGCTTCGATCACCCCGGCACGGCCATTCCGGCTGCGCGGTTCGGCGACCGATGCCATGCGCGCGATCGAGTGCCTGACCACCGCCATCTATTACGAAGCGGCATCGGAGCCCGACAACGGTCAGCGCGCGGTCGCACAGGTGATTCTCAACCGCGTGCGCCATCCGGCATTCCCGGCCACGGTATGCGGCGTGATCTATCAGGGATCGGACAAACGCTACTGCCAGTTCAGCTATGCCTGCGATGGTGCGATGGCGCGGCGTCCGCAGCCCGCCGCCTGGGCGCGCGCGCGCCGCGTCGCGGTCGATGCGCTGTACGGCAGCGTGTTCGCGCCGGTCGGGCTGGCGACGCATTACCATACCTACGCGGTCACGCCGTCGTGGAACCGCAGCCTGGTGATGACCGCAGTCGAAGGCGCGCATTTCTTTCATCGCTGGAAGGGATGGTGGGGCACCGCCGCCGCCTTTCGCGATCGCTATGCCGGGGGCGAGCCGGTGCCGGGGCCGCTGCGTGCTGTTGCCGCGCCGGATGCGGTCATCGCCGCGGTCACCGCGCCTACCCCGCAGACTGCTGCACCGGTGATCGATCTGTCCCCGGCCCAGCCGGGCTACGCCGACAGCGGCGCTGCGCAGCCTGCTGCGCCGACCGACACGTTGCCGCCGGCATCGCAGATACTCGACAAGTGGAAGGACAGCGGCAAGCCGCTGCTCTAA
- a CDS encoding APC family permease gives MHFAPIPDAPCKTLRPRDVLALTVGIVIGAGIFRTPSLVAGAAGSAGEMIAIWIAGGLLSIVGALCYAELAAAFPNVGGDYHFLGRAYGQRLAFLYAWARLAVIQTGSLALLAYVVGDYLAAIAPLGPYGSTAYAAAAVALVTLLNWIGVRQGAAAQFWLTIAEVAGLVAVIVAGLTLSPAQAAPAPVADGSAIGLMLVFVLLTYGGWNEAVYVSAELDDAPRRMAPIMVGGLLIVTALYVLANLAFLNALGLGGMAATDAVASEVMRRAGGDIGAAAISLIIAIAALTSANATAITGARTTCALGRRFTILAWLGRWNMARDTPGNALIAQGLIALLLVGAGAFARDGFQLAVDYTAPVFWLFLLLVGLSLFVLRLREPDLSRPFKVPFYPVTPMIFCATTAYLLWSSLAYTGIGALVGVAVLGIGGVALAFITPVPDAEEPLA, from the coding sequence ATGCACTTTGCCCCGATCCCTGACGCCCCGTGCAAGACGCTCCGCCCCCGCGACGTCCTCGCGCTGACCGTCGGCATCGTCATCGGTGCCGGCATCTTTCGCACGCCGTCGCTGGTCGCGGGCGCGGCCGGCAGCGCGGGCGAGATGATCGCGATCTGGATCGCGGGCGGCCTGCTCTCGATCGTCGGCGCCCTATGCTATGCCGAGCTTGCCGCAGCGTTTCCCAATGTCGGCGGCGATTACCACTTTCTCGGCCGCGCCTACGGCCAGCGGCTGGCGTTTCTCTACGCCTGGGCGCGGCTGGCGGTGATCCAGACCGGATCGCTCGCGCTGCTGGCTTATGTGGTCGGCGACTATCTCGCGGCCATTGCGCCGCTTGGGCCCTATGGCTCGACGGCATATGCCGCCGCGGCGGTAGCGCTGGTCACGCTGCTCAACTGGATCGGCGTGCGGCAGGGCGCGGCGGCGCAATTCTGGCTGACCATCGCCGAGGTCGCCGGGCTGGTCGCGGTGATCGTCGCCGGACTGACGCTCAGCCCGGCGCAGGCCGCCCCTGCACCGGTCGCCGACGGCAGCGCGATCGGGCTGATGCTCGTGTTCGTGCTGCTCACCTATGGCGGCTGGAACGAGGCCGTCTATGTCTCTGCCGAACTCGACGACGCGCCGCGCCGGATGGCGCCGATCATGGTCGGCGGGCTGCTGATCGTCACCGCGCTCTACGTGCTCGCCAACCTGGCCTTCCTCAATGCGCTGGGACTGGGCGGGATGGCGGCGACCGATGCGGTGGCAAGCGAGGTCATGCGCCGCGCGGGAGGCGACATCGGCGCAGCGGCGATCAGCCTGATCATCGCGATCGCCGCGCTGACCTCGGCCAACGCCACCGCGATCACCGGCGCGCGCACCACCTGCGCGCTTGGTCGCCGCTTCACGATCCTGGCCTGGCTCGGGCGCTGGAACATGGCGCGCGACACGCCGGGCAACGCGCTGATCGCGCAGGGCCTGATCGCGCTGCTGCTGGTCGGCGCGGGCGCGTTCGCGCGCGACGGGTTCCAGCTTGCGGTCGATTACACCGCGCCGGTCTTCTGGCTGTTCCTGCTGCTGGTCGGACTATCGCTGTTCGTGTTGCGACTGCGCGAGCCGGACCTGTCCCGCCCGTTCAAGGTGCCGTTCTATCCCGTCACGCCGATGATCTTCTGCGCGACCACGGCATATCTGCTATGGTCCAGCCTTGCCTATACCGGCATCGGCGCGCTGGTCGGGGTGGCGGTGCTGGGGATCGGCGGCGTCGCTTTGGCGTTCATCACCCCGGTGCCCGACGCAGAGGAGCCCCTGGCATGA
- a CDS encoding class I SAM-dependent methyltransferase → MKIALLASALLLGSGGIVAATLYDAPTAQSAQKTQPDVIYVPTPPQVVEAMLDVAGLKDGDILYDLGSGDGRIPIAAARRAKVRATGIDIDPERIAEANANAQAAGVTDEVTFKQADLFATDFSDATVVTLYLLPSLNEKLRPRLLAELKPGTRIVSHAFTMGDWKPEQELEIDGRRIYFWTVPAKATAKPAP, encoded by the coding sequence ATGAAGATCGCACTGCTTGCATCCGCGCTGCTGCTGGGAAGTGGCGGCATCGTTGCAGCGACGCTGTACGATGCCCCGACGGCGCAGTCCGCCCAGAAGACGCAGCCCGACGTCATCTACGTGCCGACACCGCCGCAAGTGGTCGAGGCGATGCTCGACGTCGCCGGGCTCAAGGACGGCGACATCCTCTACGACCTCGGATCGGGCGACGGGCGTATCCCAATCGCCGCGGCCAGGCGCGCCAAGGTCCGCGCGACCGGCATCGACATCGATCCCGAGCGTATCGCCGAAGCCAATGCCAATGCGCAGGCCGCCGGCGTCACCGACGAAGTGACGTTCAAGCAGGCCGATCTGTTCGCCACCGATTTCTCCGACGCCACCGTCGTCACGCTCTATTTGCTGCCCAGCCTCAACGAGAAGCTCAGGCCGAGGCTGCTCGCCGAGCTCAAGCCCGGCACCCGCATCGTCAGCCACGCCTTCACCATGGGCGATTGGAAACCGGAGCAGGAACTCGAGATCGACGGGCGGCGCATCTATTTCTGGACGGTGCCTGCAAAAGCTACCGCCAAACCCGCTCCCTAG
- the recN gene encoding DNA repair protein RecN → MLTALSIRDVVLIEALDLDFAPGLGVLTGETGAGKSILLDALGLALGARGETGLVRQGAERAVVTASFTMPGAVAELIGDNGLDLEPGEPLIIRRIVKADGGSRAFVNDQPVSAALLRELAGHLVEIHGQHDDRGLLNPRGHRALLDDFGRIDASAVAAAYRAWRAAEEALEQAVAEQDVAGRDREWLEHAVAELTALAAEPGEEAILAERRATMQRGEKIAGDLQTVAELTDGADGALTRLRQAARVLERVGEDHPALAEALAAIDRAIIEAAVTQEKVDEAAAALAFDPASLDADETRLFELRGIARKHRVAPDELAALAAELSDKLDRLTNGGAGIAALEARVAATRADYAAQAEALSAARSAAATRLDAAVAAELAPLKLDAARFRTQLDRLPPEQWAQHGADRVEFAIATNPGAPFGPLIKIASGGELSRFILALKVALAEQGSAATMVFDEIDRGVGGAVASAIGDRLARLAERTQVLVVTHSPQVAARGRSHLLIAKAHDGVVTRTGVRPLGPADRREEIARMLSGAEVTDEARAQAGRLLSDA, encoded by the coding sequence ATGCTGACCGCGCTGTCGATCCGCGATGTCGTGCTGATCGAGGCGCTCGACCTCGATTTCGCGCCCGGACTTGGGGTGCTGACCGGGGAAACCGGGGCGGGCAAGTCGATCCTGCTCGATGCGCTGGGACTGGCGCTGGGTGCGCGCGGCGAAACCGGGCTGGTGCGGCAGGGTGCCGAGCGCGCGGTGGTGACGGCGAGCTTCACGATGCCGGGCGCGGTCGCCGAGCTGATCGGCGACAACGGACTGGACCTCGAACCCGGCGAACCGCTGATCATCCGCCGCATCGTCAAGGCCGATGGCGGCAGCCGCGCCTTCGTCAACGATCAGCCGGTGTCGGCGGCGCTGCTGCGCGAGCTGGCCGGACATCTGGTCGAAATCCACGGGCAGCACGATGATCGCGGCCTGCTCAACCCGCGCGGCCACCGCGCGTTGCTCGACGATTTCGGGCGCATCGACGCCAGTGCGGTTGCCGCGGCCTATCGGGCGTGGCGCGCGGCCGAGGAAGCGCTCGAACAGGCCGTGGCGGAACAGGACGTCGCCGGGCGCGATCGTGAGTGGCTCGAACATGCGGTAGCCGAACTGACCGCGCTCGCCGCCGAGCCGGGCGAGGAAGCGATCCTCGCCGAGCGGCGTGCGACGATGCAGCGCGGCGAGAAGATCGCCGGAGACCTTCAGACTGTTGCCGAGCTTACCGACGGCGCCGATGGTGCGCTGACCCGGCTGCGGCAAGCGGCGCGCGTGCTCGAGCGGGTGGGCGAGGACCATCCGGCGCTCGCCGAGGCGCTGGCGGCGATCGATCGCGCGATCATCGAAGCCGCGGTGACCCAGGAAAAGGTCGATGAAGCGGCGGCTGCGCTGGCGTTTGACCCGGCATCGCTCGATGCCGACGAGACGCGGTTGTTCGAGTTGCGCGGAATCGCGCGCAAGCACCGCGTCGCCCCCGACGAGCTCGCAGCACTGGCGGCGGAACTGTCGGACAAGCTCGACCGGCTGACAAATGGAGGGGCGGGCATCGCCGCGCTGGAGGCGCGCGTGGCCGCGACGCGCGCGGACTATGCGGCGCAGGCCGAAGCGCTGTCTGCAGCGCGATCGGCGGCGGCAACGCGGCTCGATGCCGCAGTGGCCGCCGAGCTGGCCCCGCTCAAGCTCGACGCCGCGCGGTTCCGCACCCAGCTCGATCGCCTGCCGCCCGAGCAATGGGCACAGCATGGCGCCGACCGCGTCGAGTTCGCGATCGCGACCAATCCAGGCGCGCCGTTCGGGCCGCTGATCAAGATCGCCAGCGGCGGCGAGCTGTCACGCTTCATCCTCGCGCTCAAGGTCGCGCTGGCCGAGCAGGGATCGGCGGCGACGATGGTGTTCGACGAAATCGACCGCGGCGTCGGCGGCGCGGTGGCAAGCGCGATCGGCGATCGGCTGGCCCGGCTCGCCGAGCGTACTCAGGTGCTGGTGGTGACGCACAGCCCGCAGGTCGCCGCGCGCGGGCGCAGCCACTTGCTGATCGCCAAGGCGCATGACGGCGTGGTGACGCGGACCGGCGTGCGCCCACTGGGGCCCGCAGATCGCCGGGAGGAAATCGCCCGCATGCTGTCGGGCGCCGAAGTTACCGACGAGGCGCGGGCGCAGGCGGGTCGGTTGCTGAGCGACGCTTGA